The DNA sequence ATTTTATGCAAATCTTCAAGAGTATTTTTGTTCCTTGGTGTCTACAGGAAAATAAAACCTCTACCAAAGCCAGACTGGATTTGTTGTTGGCACTACTAGATGATGAATATTTTTCTGAACAATGGTCTTTCATTATCGACTATGTTGTTAACCGAAGTTCTCCTGGATGCCAACCTGGGGTGGTGGATGCCACCCATGCTGCAATGTTGGCTATGCTCCTTGAAAAAGCAAGGAATGAGATTATGAATAGGAAAAAGAGAGATTATTCAGGTCATAAAAAGGGCACTCATGCTGAAGATTGGCATCATGAACACTTGGAATCATTTGCTATTTCTATTTGCCGTTCTTTGCCTCCTTTTAGTGCTTCTCATGTGCAATTTATGTGGTAAGTCAGTTATTTAATCTGAAGCATGTTGTCGTAATATACATTATAAGTTTACTTGTTAAATAAGACGAAATGATCCAATAATGTGACTATTACGTTATAAGTATTTTCCATTTATAAATTAAGATAGTATTATGGGTTGAAGTGGTTCAACCTTGTGTGTTTTTATCGTTTTTAGGGGATGAGGAATAAGGGGAAGTGACAAATTGAACTGGTGGAGTCTTTtgttttcttgcctcttgagtggATAAAGGATTTTGTGGTGATGACATGGCAGCTTATATTTTTCATCTTCCATGCATTGTTGATTTTACAAAATGCATGCGAAGTCTATATTTATTGTGCTCTTATTGTATTTCAAACGCctgtaaaagagaaatataagatTGATAATATCGTTGACTCTTTGATCGCATATCTTTTGCAGCTCTCTTATTGGTGGTTCGACAGAAGGAAATTCTACAGCTTTTCTGTCGAGAAGTTCATTGATTCTCATCTACAAGGACATCCTCCGGAAATTAATAAGTTTTATTCAGGTTTCACCTTTTCTTTGGGTACAGAATACAGCTTCTGTGTTAAGCGATGATGCAAAGTTATGTGTGGAAGATGATAGTTCTCTCAACATTGTTGAGATTGCTAAGTTTGCTCTCGAGATACTTGATGGTAGTTTCTTTTGCCTAAAGACACTTGATGGGGAAAGTGGACTTGTATCAGGAATTCTGTCTGCAATCTTTGTCATTGAGTGGGAGTCTAATTTAATTAAAGCTCTTGATGATTCGCTTGATGACAAATCAATGATTAAAACGAAAGCCAGGTTGTCATTTGGTGAATTTGTGTGCGCTTTCCGCAATAAGTTAAATGTTCAATTTATGAAAAGCCTTTGCTTAGATAGCCGCAAGAGGTTGTTGAATATCTTAATTCAATCAGTAAGGTCTGCAGTGTTTGTTGAAGACGAACTAATAAATGAGAGAATCATATCATTGTGCTTTACCTGGGTGCTTCAAATTCTTGAGTACGTCTGTTTGAATGAAGATGAGGAACAAACTCTGCTACATCTGCTGCTTAGCAAGGGTGAAATGTGGCCTGTGTTTGTGGTTCCAAGTTTCAGCTTGACAAAGGTATTGGAATATTTGATTAATGGTACTCTCTATTATGTCAgtgttatctttttttattttttattttttagatgtgTACTGTTTTAGATGGTGAACCTTGACCACATGCTTCTGTTACTTTGTTTATCTCCATTTCTGGGGTATAAGATTGCATTAATCTACCATCCTTAAGAAACCTCATGTGCTGGGCCACCCATTCatatttacttgtttgcattataGAATGAATTGTATGTGTTACTGGTTTATTTTTCTGGACATATTGGTGGTGCAATGCATTGTAAGTCACATTTGGTTGGACATAGGCTTCACCATGGAGACAACCCATGATATTTATTAATTCATGTCGAATGTTTTTCAGTGCTTTTCATCTGTTAATTGGCAAATTTTATATGTAAGTgctcaaataattattaattccTTGTACCAAAAGGTGCTGCATGCATTGATGAATTTAACTGTGTATAGGGAACTATGTGGTTTGAACATATAGTAAAAGTTAAGCCCAATATACAATGAAAATTTGACCACCAATTATACCAAATGCAGGCTTCAGGACATCAGAAGTTTGTAGCATTAATTGACAAGTTAATCACGACGATTGGGATTGATAAGTTTATCCTGGGATATTCAATGCACAAGCAATCTACACTTGAAGTAAGTCAAGAGGGTGCCTCTCCTGCTTGTCTAGCTGCTGAAATACTATGTACATGGAGATGGCCAGGGAACAGTGCTGTGTCTTCTTTCTTACCTTCACTTGCTGCATATGCCAAAAGAACTATTTCTCCCCAGGCAAGCCTGTTAGATGAAACATTGAGTATCTTGCTTGATGGCGCTCTTGTTTATGGATGCAATGATACAAAGAGTTATGTTACTATGTGGCCAGTACCAGTTGATGAAGTGGAAGGCATTCAAGCACCATTCTTAAGAGCTCTTGTTGCCTTTCTGTCTACTTTGTTCAAAGAGAAGATATGGGGGGCAGAGAAGGCATTGAGTCTACTTGAGCTCCTTGTAAATAAGCTTTTCATTGGTGAAGCTGTTAATACAAATTGTCTTAACATTCTTCCTTTGCTTATAAGTATACTTCTAGAACCATTGTACAATGATATGGAGCCTGGCAGAGATGCTCAACCTTGTTCTTCAGAAGAAAATTTTGTCCAAAATACTATGATAGACTGGCTGGAGAGGACTCTAAGGCTCCCACCTTTGGTCACGTGGAAAACAGGACAAGGTGAATTCCTTTTCCTTCCAATCTATAAACACACGTTAGTTCAAATCTCTCTAAAGAGACTTTATATTTGGCAGGACAGGGTTAAACAAAAGTTACACATTTGTTTTGTGCATAAATGCATCTATGGGCTTGTGCAATTTTTAATTGCTCCGAATAATTTTTATCCCGAATGAGAAAACTTAGTACCAGAATTAAATACATGTTTCTGATGAAAATGTTCATGACTCCTGCAGATATGGAAAATTGGCTTCAGTTGGTTATAGCATGTTACCCATTCAGTGCAATAGGTGGTCCTCAAGCGATAAAGCCAGCAAGAAGTGTCAGTGCTGATGAGAGGAAACTTTTGTATGAATTATTCCAGAAGCAAAGGAATGTTGCTGGTGAATCTGCATTTGTCAACCAGCTTCCAGTGGTCCAGATGCTGCTATCAGAACTAATGGTTGTTTCAGTAGGCTATTGCTTGAATGAATTTAGTGATGAAGATTGGGACTTCCTGTTTTCTAACCTAAGGTCTTGGATTCAATCAACAGTTGTTAAGATGGAGGATGTAGCTGAAAATGTAAATGGTCTTGTTGACAGTTCATCGGATAATTTAGATCTGATGTATAAGAAAATTGAGGAAACAGTTTTGATTTCAGATCCATTTCCTATAAAGATTTGTGAAAATGCTCTGTTGTCATTTTCACTTCTCCTTAAGCAGTGTAAACTTCAACAAGCTGAAGAAGGAGATAATTTGAATACAATGAAATCAGAAAAATTGGAATCTGTTAAAGATCGAATTTTAGAGGGTATCCTTCGCCTATTATTTTGTACTGGCATTTCTGAGGCTATTGTAAATGCATGTTTCAAAGAAGCTGCATCAGTTATTGCATCATCACGTGTTGAATACACCTACTTCTGGGAATTGGTAGCTTCTTGTGTTATTAACTCCTCATCACAAGCTAGGGATAGAGCTGTGAAATCAGTGGAATTTTGGGGATTAAGTGAAGGTCCCATTAGCTCGTTGTATGCTATACTTTTCACTTCGAAGCCAATTCCTTTATTGCAGTTTGCTGCATATTTTGTTCTTTCAAATGAGCCCGTTATAAGCATGGCTGTCGTCGAAGATAATGTTAGTAACTCAGATATGTACGCGGGTAGTGACCAGGAATTAACCATAGAAGAAAAGGTCCATTTGAAACAGGAAATATCTTCCATGGTTGAAAAGGCACCTTTTGAGGTTCTTGAAATGGACTTACTTGCACAACAACGAGTAAGGACACTTAGCTTCATATGTGAAGCATTTCTTTTTAATGTCTATTTataggttttcttgggttttccaTTTCATCTCTGATATTCATTCTATCCAACAAAATCTGCAGGTAAACCTCTTCCTTGCTTGGTCAATGTTGATATCACATCTATGTTCATTGCCTTCATCATCATCTTTGAGGGAGAGACTGATCCAGTACATACAAGACTCTGCTACTTCAGTTATCTTAGATTGTCTTTTTCAGCATATTCCTCTAGATATTTCCATGATTCagagtttgaaaaagaaagatgcAGAGCTTTCTGGTGGTTTATCAGAAGCTGCAAGTGCTGCCACCCGTGCCATAACAACTGGTTCGTTGTTTACTTCTGTGGAATCTCTCTGGCCTGTtgaattggtgaaaatttcatCTCTTGCTGGTGCAATGTATGGCTTGATGCTTCGTGTTCTTCCTGCATATGTACGTGGTTGGTTCAGTGATTTGCGTGATCGTAACACTTCAGCTGCTATTGAATCCTTTACGAGGACTTGCTGTAGCCCTCCTCTCATTgcaaatgaattgtcattggtatgCTTTAGTTTCTTCTCCACAAAAAGTAGTCTGCTGTgtgatgattttattttattttgatgataGAAAAGCTTTTAGTGTTAACTAAGTGTAGAAACTCCTTTTCCCTGTGTCACATGATATAATCAACACGTTTGTTATAAGAAATAAATGATAGGAAAGTAATACATTAGTGGAATGATGTAGTAGTGCTATAGTCAGATCACTAATGTCATATAGTCATATCCAAGTTACAAGATATGTTTTGCACGCACTATGAAGGAGCTTACTTGGGTAGATCTAAACTTCTGATTGGATATATTTTAGGGTACAATTGGGAATCTGATTTTGTGCTTTGAACATTTATACTTATTTGGTTAAGCATGCAATTAGTTTATAAATAATCTGAGTTCTGATATATACATGTTATCTTAAATACAGATTAAGAGGGAAAACTATTCTGATGAGAATTTCTCAGTTAGTGTAAGCAAAGCAGCAAATGAGGTGGTTGCTACTTACACAAAGGATGAAACGGGAATGGATTTAGTCATTCGCCTGCCAGCATCTTATCCGCTAAGGCCTGTAGACGTTGATTGTACAAGGAGCCTAGGGATAAGTGAGACCAAGCAAAGGAAATGGTTGATGTCAATGATGCTATTTGTTCGTAATCAGGTAATTTGTTATGGACTGTGGTTAAGTTTTACATCATGTCTTTGCCTTCTGTTTATGTTGCTCTATTCTGAAAAATGCCTAGAATTACCAATTGAATTGTAGTGTCAAAACCTCAAATATTTTGCAATTTTATGTAGTTCACAGgtaattcatatatttttgttGGCTACATTTTACTAGTTGTTGCTGAACTTTATACACCTTACATTGTGATATATGGTGGAAACTGAAATCAATGTATTAGTACTTATCAGAGCATATTTGCACCAAAGCTGACAATTCCTTTTTCTGTTCCTGTAGAATGGAGCTTTAGCAGAAGCTATAGGAATTTGGAAGCGCAATTTTGATAAAGAATTTGAAGGTGTTGAGGAGTGCCCAATCTGTTACAGTGTCATCCACACTACCAACCACAGCCTTCCTCGCCTTGCTTGCAAGACGTGCAAACACAAATTTCATTCTGCTTGTCTTTATAAATGGTTTTCAACTTCTCACAAATCGTCTTGCCCATTGTGTCAGTCTCCCTTCTGAGTTTACTACTACTGCAGTGATGAATATCGCCGATTTTGCATGCTGCATATATGGTCAGAATGTGTAGATGCCACAGAATCATCCCTTATGTGTGAACATCCGAATTATGGCTGCGCCTTGCATATGGAAACTAGTTCGCAAAGCTTATAATTTTATGAATCCAACTCCTTTCCATTAAGCTTTTCTTCAAGCAGTGTGTTGAACTCGGTGAGCCGAGGAGGAAGCTTGTCTGTGATTTTTCAGCGACAACTAACAGGGATGACATCTCTACTACTAAGGCTAGAGAAAGATATCATTCTCCCCTCTGACTTATCAGATAccatcttttcaaatttcttgtCTTGATTAGTTTTTCGCCACCACAGTAATAATAGTTTTGTTGTGTGTTGGTTATGTCTAGAATAGGGTCGGTTCCAAAACAGTGGAGGTTCTACAGAGTACAGACAATAACATTTTTGTAATCTAGAGAATTAACATGTGATCAAAGATTTGTTTGAACAAGAACAGTTGTATATGTACATATTATTCAGTTATCTATATTCACCAATGAGCCATGGGAACTTTTTTAAGTACAAAAACTCGACCGATATAGCCTGTTATCCAATATGCATTTGCCTGTATCAGTCTTTATATTGGTCATTGACTTGTAATTTACAACCATTTGGTATTTTCAATGATTGCAAAGATTGGAAGTTCAAATATAGTGTCAATTTTACTATATGGCTATCAAGTGAAAATAAATGGAAGCAAAACGATGGAGAATATTTTAGCTTAATAAATCATTAGTTGACATAAGATTAGTTAATTTGGTTGAACATTTTACACTGCTAGAAATGTTAATCACTTAATCTCTATAAATATTCACAATATCTGTATTCATCTCCTCACCCATAAACTATCAATTCTCTAACGTCTGCCAGCTTATAATACTATATTTAAGATATGGAATCCTACCGAATTCCGGTAAAAATTGGCATATACAAACAAAATTAGATCCATACAATATGATTGACATATGACGTGTAAGACTCAAGACCAGAATTCCTAGCGTTGTAGAGGTCATTCCGTCTGGTATTTAACCTATTCTTGCTGATATTTATGATTTATATTCATAACATCGATATAAGTAAACTCATGCATATAATTTGCCACTTTTAATCATTGGCATTGCCCAATATAAATGGCTT is a window from the Arachis hypogaea cultivar Tifrunner chromosome 17, arahy.Tifrunner.gnm2.J5K5, whole genome shotgun sequence genome containing:
- the LOC112765736 gene encoding E3 ubiquitin-protein ligase listerin isoform X2 codes for the protein MYLEENLKLTPQNLSDKAVASDELEEIYQQVISSTLLALATLLDVLICQQERPGFENVTAEPKHAAKARVTAVSFAEKLLMDHKNFLDFLKSQRPAIRSATYNLLKSLIKNIPQVINDGNIKTLATAILGAFNEKETTCHRSMWDVILLFSRGFPDGWTSMNVQKGILNPFWNFLRNGCFGSQQISYPALVLFLDSVPPKSIEGDKFFPEFFKNLWIGKRTSLSTDRTAFFQAFKECFLWSLKNASRFNDGVDSIRNFQVTLVDKVLVKHLWQDFLTAGNMEAYDIINSGKAADSSEETLNKKTVLNTKDPMPYLQELGKSLIEILSGIYVLDRNFMTVFVLELEKNYMGILQQASNVELIERIILFMSLLEQHAVVKGASWPLVYIVGPLLAKSFSIIRSSDTPCTVGLLSVPVSIFGPQKIVQEVFIQNRGYCSSQLSNDELEAEDFMQIFKSIFVPWCLQENKTSTKARLDLLLALLDDEYFSEQWSFIIDYVVNRSSPGCQPGVVDATHAAMLAMLLEKARNEIMNRKKRDYSGHKKGTHAEDWHHEHLESFAISICRSLPPFSASHVQFMCSLIGGSTEGNSTAFLSRSSLILIYKDILRKLISFIQVSPFLWVQNTASVLSDDAKLCVEDDSSLNIVEIAKFALEILDGSFFCLKTLDGESGLVSGILSAIFVIEWESNLIKALDDSLDDKSMIKTKARLSFGEFVCAFRNKLNVQFMKSLCLDSRKRLLNILIQSVRSAVFVEDELINERIISLCFTWVLQILEYVCLNEDEEQTLLHLLLSKGEMWPVFVVPSFSLTKASGHQKFVALIDKLITTIGIDKFILGYSMHKQSTLEVSQEGASPACLAAEILCTWRWPGNSAVSSFLPSLAAYAKRTISPQASLLDETLSILLDGALVYGCNDTKSYVTMWPVPVDEVEGIQAPFLRALVAFLSTLFKEKIWGAEKALSLLELLVNKLFIGEAVNTNCLNILPLLISILLEPLYNDMEPGRDAQPCSSEENFVQNTMIDWLERTLRLPPLVTWKTGQDMENWLQLVIACYPFSAIGGPQAIKPARSVSADERKLLYELFQKQRNVAGESAFVNQLPVVQMLLSELMVVSVGYCLNEFSDEDWDFLFSNLRSWIQSTVVKMEDVAENVNGLVDSSSDNLDLMYKKIEETVLISDPFPIKICENALLSFSLLLKQCKLQQAEEGDNLNTMKSEKLESVKDRILEGILRLLFCTGISEAIVNACFKEAASVIASSRVEYTYFWELVASCVINSSSQARDRAVKSVEFWGLSEGPISSLYAILFTSKPIPLLQFAAYFVLSNEPVISMAVVEDNVSNSDMYAGSDQELTIEEKVHLKQEISSMVEKAPFEVLEMDLLAQQRVNLFLAWSMLISHLCSLPSSSSLRERLIQYIQDSATSVILDCLFQHIPLDISMIQSLKKKDAELSGGLSEAASAATRAITTGSLFTSVESLWPVELVKISSLAGAMYGLMLRVLPAYVRGWFSDLRDRNTSAAIESFTRTCCSPPLIANELSLIKRENYSDENFSVSVSKAANEVVATYTKDETGMDLVIRLPASYPLRPVDVDCTRSLGISETKQRKWLMSMMLFVRNQNGALAEAIGIWKRNFDKEFEGVEECPICYSVIHTTNHSLPRLACKTCKHKFHSACLYKWFSTSHKSSCPLCQSPF
- the LOC112765736 gene encoding E3 ubiquitin-protein ligase listerin isoform X1, yielding MGRQKGEAARTKARPSSSSLAASLLTSTSSSSAAAAAAVGFGGYVGSSRLDPSPSTDDSLPFPDVDSEIAVHLKRLGRKDPTTKLKALGALSVLLQQKSAKDVLLIVPQWAFEYKKLLMDYNREVRRATHDTMTTLVVSIGRDLAPHLKTLMGPWWFAQFDPAYEVSQAAKRSLQAAFPAHEKRLDALILCTTEIFMYLEENLKLTPQNLSDKAVASDELEEIYQQVISSTLLALATLLDVLICQQERPGFENVTAEPKHAAKARVTAVSFAEKLLMDHKNFLDFLKSQRPAIRSATYNLLKSLIKNIPQVINDGNIKTLATAILGAFNEKETTCHRSMWDVILLFSRGFPDGWTSMNVQKGILNPFWNFLRNGCFGSQQISYPALVLFLDSVPPKSIEGDKFFPEFFKNLWIGKRTSLSTDRTAFFQAFKECFLWSLKNASRFNDGVDSIRNFQVTLVDKVLVKHLWQDFLTAGNMEAYDIINSGKAADSSEETLNKKTVLNTKDPMPYLQELGKSLIEILSGIYVLDRNFMTVFVLELEKNYMGILQQASNVELIERIILFMSLLEQHAVVKGASWPLVYIVGPLLAKSFSIIRSSDTPCTVGLLSVPVSIFGPQKIVQEVFIQNRGYCSSQLSNDELEAEDFMQIFKSIFVPWCLQENKTSTKARLDLLLALLDDEYFSEQWSFIIDYVVNRSSPGCQPGVVDATHAAMLAMLLEKARNEIMNRKKRDYSGHKKGTHAEDWHHEHLESFAISICRSLPPFSASHVQFMCSLIGGSTEGNSTAFLSRSSLILIYKDILRKLISFIQVSPFLWVQNTASVLSDDAKLCVEDDSSLNIVEIAKFALEILDGSFFCLKTLDGESGLVSGILSAIFVIEWESNLIKALDDSLDDKSMIKTKARLSFGEFVCAFRNKLNVQFMKSLCLDSRKRLLNILIQSVRSAVFVEDELINERIISLCFTWVLQILEYVCLNEDEEQTLLHLLLSKGEMWPVFVVPSFSLTKASGHQKFVALIDKLITTIGIDKFILGYSMHKQSTLEVSQEGASPACLAAEILCTWRWPGNSAVSSFLPSLAAYAKRTISPQASLLDETLSILLDGALVYGCNDTKSYVTMWPVPVDEVEGIQAPFLRALVAFLSTLFKEKIWGAEKALSLLELLVNKLFIGEAVNTNCLNILPLLISILLEPLYNDMEPGRDAQPCSSEENFVQNTMIDWLERTLRLPPLVTWKTGQDMENWLQLVIACYPFSAIGGPQAIKPARSVSADERKLLYELFQKQRNVAGESAFVNQLPVVQMLLSELMVVSVGYCLNEFSDEDWDFLFSNLRSWIQSTVVKMEDVAENVNGLVDSSSDNLDLMYKKIEETVLISDPFPIKICENALLSFSLLLKQCKLQQAEEGDNLNTMKSEKLESVKDRILEGILRLLFCTGISEAIVNACFKEAASVIASSRVEYTYFWELVASCVINSSSQARDRAVKSVEFWGLSEGPISSLYAILFTSKPIPLLQFAAYFVLSNEPVISMAVVEDNVSNSDMYAGSDQELTIEEKVHLKQEISSMVEKAPFEVLEMDLLAQQRVNLFLAWSMLISHLCSLPSSSSLRERLIQYIQDSATSVILDCLFQHIPLDISMIQSLKKKDAELSGGLSEAASAATRAITTGSLFTSVESLWPVELVKISSLAGAMYGLMLRVLPAYVRGWFSDLRDRNTSAAIESFTRTCCSPPLIANELSLIKRENYSDENFSVSVSKAANEVVATYTKDETGMDLVIRLPASYPLRPVDVDCTRSLGISETKQRKWLMSMMLFVRNQNGALAEAIGIWKRNFDKEFEGVEECPICYSVIHTTNHSLPRLACKTCKHKFHSACLYKWFSTSHKSSCPLCQSPF